A genomic window from Pyxicephalus adspersus chromosome 2, UCB_Pads_2.0, whole genome shotgun sequence includes:
- the PURB gene encoding transcriptional regulator protein Pur-beta: MADGDSGSERGGSSGGGGGGGPGSFQQHMSRDQETQELASKRLDIQNKRFYLDVKQNAKGRFIKIAEVGAGGSKSRLTLSMAVAAEFRDYLGDFIEHYAQLGPSSPEQIAQSSGEDGMGGAGGPRRALKSEFLVRENRKYYLDLKENQRGRFLRIRQTINRGPGFSGGAGGGAGLQSGQTIALPAQGLIEFRDALAKLIDDYGGEDDELGLGAGGSGVGGGASGGGGGLYGELPEGTSITVDSKRFFFDVGCNKYGVFLRVSEVKPSYRNSITVPLKAWGKFGGAFCRYAEEMKEIQERQRDKLYDRRGPGGERGGGLSSGGGEDSETEDVDDD; the protein is encoded by the coding sequence atggcggacGGGGATAGCGGGAGCGAGAGAGGGGGCAGCAGcggtggaggaggagggggaggccCCGGCAGCTTCCAGCAGCACATGTCCCGGGACCAGGAGACCCAAGAGCTGGCTTCCAAGCGGCTGGACATCCAGAACAAACGCTTCTACCTGGACGTCAAGCAGAACGCTAAGGGCCGCTTCATCAAGATTGCCGAGGTCGGAGCTGGGGGCTCTAAGAGCCGCCTCACCCTGTCCATGGCGGTGGCTGCCGAGTTCCGAGACTACCTGGGTGACTTCATTGAGCATTATGCCCAGCTGGGGCCCAGCAGCCCTGAGCAGATCGCCCAGTCCTCAGGGGAGGATGGCATGGGAGGAGCCGGGGGGCCCCGCCGGGCCCTGAAGAGCGAGTTCCTGGTCCGAGAGAACCGCAAGTACTACCTGGACCTAAAGGAGAACCAGAGAGGCCGCTTCCTCCGCATCCGCCAGACCATCAACCGCGGCCCGGGCTTCAGCGGAGGAGCCGGAGGCGGCGCCGGCCTGCAGAGCGGACAAACCATCGCCCTGCCCGCCCAGGGCCTCATCGAATTCCGCGACGCCCTGGCTAAACTCATCGACGACTATGGCGGGGAAGACGACGAGCTGGGCCTGGGCGCAGGAGGATCCGGTGTCGGAGGAGGGGCGTCCGGAGGAGGAGGTGGCCTGTACGGAGAGCTGCCCGAGGGGACGTCCATCACGGTGGACTCCAAACGTTTTTTCTTTGATGTCGGCTGCAACAAGTACGGTGTGTTCCTGCGGGTGAGCGAAGTCAAACCCAGCTACCGCAACTCCATCACTGTGCCGCTGAAGGCCTGGGGAAAGTTCGGAGGAGCCTTCTGCCGCTATGCCGAGGAGATGAAGGAGATCCAAGAGAGGCAGCGGGATAAGCTGTACGACCGCCGGGGCCCTGGTGGCGAAAGAGGCGGCGGCCTGAGCTCCGGGGGCGGAGAAGACTCGGAGACGGAGGACGTGGACGACGATTGA